In Egicoccus sp. AB-alg2, the following are encoded in one genomic region:
- a CDS encoding DUF305 domain-containing protein produces the protein MRPACLGWQRRPPGRPVRVAGPARSALPKLPVSPPPPARPQPAPQRRHACPDSPPGPLPGNWNARRTNVPRSTTVGQTTTTRTHLRVSRPISGSVWFPTRPSARGGTVVRRHLPAVAAGLALLASCTTSSDSAPDEAIPTAESTPDAAASVDREFLEMMIPHHEQAVLMIGWVEERTASDEVRWLTRQMGRVQANEIDLMRGWLDGLPDGVATSHGHHHHDMPGMLDDATLEAMASAAGREFDRRFLAGMIEHHEGALDMVERYFTEAAPDSDLIRFAKKLFDDQQVEIGRMRALLRDLDA, from the coding sequence ATGCGACCGGCCTGCCTCGGGTGGCAGCGTCGGCCGCCTGGTCGGCCGGTCCGCGTTGCTGGCCCGGCCCGTTCCGCGCTTCCGAAGCTGCCGGTGTCGCCCCCACCACCAGCGCGACCGCAGCCAGCACCCCAACGACGACACGCATGCCCCGACTCCCCTCCAGGCCCTCTCCCAGGGAACTGGAACGCTAGGCGCACGAACGTTCCGAGGTCAACCACAGTCGGTCAAACGACCACCACGAGAACGCACCTGCGGGTCTCGCGTCCGATCAGCGGCTCGGTCTGGTTTCCTACCCGGCCGAGCGCACGGGGAGGAACGGTGGTACGGCGGCATCTGCCAGCTGTGGCCGCAGGCCTCGCGCTACTGGCCAGCTGCACCACGTCGAGCGACAGCGCACCGGACGAGGCGATCCCGACTGCCGAGAGCACCCCTGACGCGGCGGCTTCGGTCGACCGAGAATTCCTCGAGATGATGATCCCGCACCACGAACAGGCGGTGCTGATGATCGGTTGGGTCGAGGAGCGCACTGCCAGCGACGAGGTCCGCTGGCTGACCCGGCAGATGGGCCGCGTGCAGGCGAACGAGATCGACCTCATGCGCGGCTGGCTCGACGGACTTCCGGACGGCGTCGCGACGTCGCATGGGCACCACCACCACGACATGCCCGGCATGCTCGACGACGCCACATTGGAAGCGATGGCCTCCGCCGCGGGCCGCGAGTTCGACCGGCGATTCCTCGCCGGGATGATCGAGCACCACGAGGGAGCCCTCGACATGGTCGAGCGGTACTTCACCGAAGCCGCCCCGGACTCGGACCTCATCCGATTCGCGAAGAAGCTCTTCGACGATCAGCAGGTGGAGATCGGCCGCATGCGCGCCCTGCTCCGCGACCTCGACGCCTAG
- a CDS encoding GNAT family N-acetyltransferase, protein MSGLAFDPQVVLTGGTVRLRPIHEGDLDAAWEMLCDDEGRRLTGTHTEFTREAADRWYRSRGQDRDRLDLAIATLDADRFVGEAVLNDLDPDNRSCSFRISLLGPSVFGRGYGTEATRLILDHAFATVGVHRVGLEVYDFNVRARHVYEKVGFRHEGTLREALSWEGRFHDVLVMGLLASEWRGTGPGDPAGRPARAATAGPGDRPAGSRPVR, encoded by the coding sequence ATGAGCGGGCTCGCGTTCGACCCACAGGTGGTGCTCACCGGTGGGACGGTGCGACTGCGCCCGATCCATGAGGGCGACCTCGATGCCGCCTGGGAGATGCTCTGCGACGACGAGGGTCGCCGCCTGACCGGCACGCACACCGAGTTCACCCGCGAGGCAGCCGACCGCTGGTACCGCAGCCGTGGACAGGACCGCGACCGCCTCGACCTGGCGATCGCCACCCTGGACGCGGATCGGTTCGTCGGCGAGGCGGTGCTGAACGACCTCGATCCGGACAACCGCAGCTGCTCGTTCCGGATCTCACTCCTCGGCCCGTCGGTCTTCGGCCGCGGCTACGGCACCGAGGCGACGCGGCTGATCCTCGATCACGCCTTCGCGACGGTCGGCGTGCACCGCGTGGGGCTGGAGGTGTACGACTTCAACGTCCGTGCACGCCACGTCTACGAGAAGGTCGGCTTCCGCCACGAGGGCACGCTGCGGGAGGCGCTGTCCTGGGAGGGGCGCTTCCACGACGTGTTGGTCATGGGGCTCCTGGCCTCGGAATGGCGAGGGACAGGTCCCGGAGACCCAGCCGGCCGTCCCGCACGCGCAGCCACAGCAGGGCCAGGAGACCGACCAGCAGGAAGCCGGCCAGTTCGATGA